Proteins encoded within one genomic window of Panacibacter microcysteis:
- a CDS encoding tetratricopeptide repeat protein produces MFIKALLVLVPVFTAARAKAEKVFDFTATCQQAYQQISSLKITNGQLLVQQARKENPDNLIPEILDSYIDFYVLFLNEDKAEYDKRIGHFEERLGRIEEGPSNSPFYNYWRTVIYMHKACVEIKFGRQWAAGWSFRKAFSLIKENKKNYPGFQLNNMIYGPMQVAAGTIPPGYKWLASIFGIKGSIKDGMSLIQQFLNNNDPLAKLFFNEASFYYCYVLFYVQNEQEEVFRFIAQRKLDLVNNHLLAYMAANLAINNKRTEYAKNIIINRNKSSEYLDIAIWDFEMAYVKLHHLETAEAIQYFQRFFAKFRGNFYVKDAYEKMSWCYYLQGNAQAAEQARKQVLQKGSLITDADKQAQKDAKSGVWPNNLLLKVRLLNDGGYNNEALALLHGKSAADFAKAEEKLEFAYRVGRIYDDIGRDTDAIKMYALAIQLGKDRTEYYAARAALQIGWIYERQGKKELAKQYYTQCMDMEDHDYKDSLDQKAKAGIARCEGT; encoded by the coding sequence ATGTTTATAAAAGCACTGCTGGTACTGGTGCCGGTTTTTACTGCTGCACGTGCCAAGGCAGAGAAAGTTTTTGACTTTACCGCCACCTGCCAGCAGGCTTACCAGCAAATCAGCAGTTTAAAGATCACGAATGGTCAGCTTCTGGTGCAACAGGCACGCAAAGAAAACCCTGATAATCTTATTCCCGAAATACTGGACAGCTATATTGACTTCTATGTACTTTTTTTAAACGAGGATAAAGCCGAATACGATAAGCGCATCGGCCATTTTGAAGAACGCCTGGGCAGGATTGAAGAGGGGCCGTCCAACTCACCGTTTTATAATTATTGGAGAACGGTTATCTATATGCACAAAGCCTGCGTGGAAATAAAATTTGGCCGGCAATGGGCTGCAGGCTGGAGTTTCAGGAAAGCCTTTAGTTTAATCAAAGAAAATAAAAAAAATTATCCCGGTTTCCAGCTAAATAATATGATCTATGGCCCGATGCAGGTAGCGGCCGGCACCATACCACCGGGTTACAAATGGCTGGCAAGCATTTTTGGTATAAAAGGCTCTATCAAAGATGGCATGTCGTTGATACAACAATTTCTAAACAATAATGACCCCCTCGCCAAACTTTTTTTCAATGAAGCCAGTTTCTACTATTGCTACGTATTGTTTTACGTACAGAACGAGCAGGAAGAAGTGTTCAGGTTTATAGCGCAACGTAAGCTGGATCTTGTAAACAATCATTTGCTTGCCTACATGGCGGCCAACCTGGCCATTAATAACAAGCGAACCGAGTATGCAAAAAATATTATCATTAACCGGAATAAATCATCTGAATACCTCGACATTGCCATCTGGGATTTTGAGATGGCGTACGTTAAACTGCACCATTTGGAAACGGCGGAAGCCATCCAGTATTTTCAGAGATTCTTTGCAAAGTTTCGTGGCAACTTTTATGTAAAAGATGCTTACGAAAAAATGAGCTGGTGCTATTACCTGCAGGGCAATGCACAGGCTGCAGAGCAGGCAAGAAAGCAGGTGTTACAAAAAGGCAGCCTTATTACTGATGCCGATAAACAGGCTCAAAAAGACGCTAAGAGTGGTGTATGGCCCAATAACCTTTTGCTGAAAGTACGATTGCTCAACGATGGTGGCTATAACAATGAAGCGCTTGCACTACTGCACGGTAAAAGTGCTGCTGACTTTGCAAAAGCGGAAGAGAAACTGGAATTTGCTTACCGTGTAGGCAGAATCTATGATGATATTGGCCGCGATACAGACGCTATAAAAATGTATGCGCTGGCAATACAGCTTGGCAAAGACAGAACTGAATATTATGCCGCCAGGGCTGCGCTGCAAATTGGCTGGATATATGAACGACAGGGTAAAAAAGAACTGGCCAAACAATACTACACGCAGTGTATGGACATGGAAGACCACGATTATAAAGACTCGCTCGATCAAAAAGCAAAAGCAGGCATAGCCCGCTGCGAAGGCACCTGA
- a CDS encoding zinc ribbon domain-containing protein, whose amino-acid sequence MAPVKDFSVEEKLSALVRLQKIDSKLDEIKVLKGELPMEVSDLEDELQGLNARRTRIEEEINGISEFIEQKKQSIKDSEALVKKYEKQSESVKNSREFEAINKEIEMQTLEGKLAEKHIRDANEELADKVRALDSVKKQIGTREGTLGHKKGELDKIIAETEKEEQHFLDIADAARKGTDERLLHSYDRIRKSYRNGLAVVPVIRDACGGCFNAIPPQKQSEIRQRKKVMICENCGRILVDDDLNNATEVN is encoded by the coding sequence ATGGCGCCAGTTAAAGATTTCTCTGTTGAAGAAAAATTGTCAGCTCTCGTAAGGCTGCAAAAGATCGATTCAAAATTAGATGAGATCAAAGTTTTAAAAGGCGAACTTCCGATGGAGGTTAGCGACCTTGAAGATGAATTACAGGGTTTAAATGCGCGTAGAACACGTATTGAAGAAGAAATTAACGGTATTTCAGAATTCATTGAGCAAAAGAAACAATCGATCAAAGATTCTGAGGCACTGGTAAAGAAATATGAAAAACAAAGCGAATCTGTAAAAAACAGCCGCGAGTTTGAAGCAATCAATAAAGAAATTGAAATGCAGACACTCGAAGGTAAACTTGCAGAAAAACACATTCGCGATGCCAACGAAGAACTTGCTGATAAAGTAAGGGCGCTGGACAGTGTGAAAAAACAAATTGGTACAAGAGAAGGAACACTTGGCCATAAGAAAGGCGAGCTGGATAAGATCATTGCAGAAACGGAAAAAGAAGAACAGCATTTTCTTGATATAGCAGATGCCGCACGCAAAGGTACCGATGAGCGCCTGTTACATTCCTACGACAGGATCCGCAAAAGCTACCGCAATGGCCTGGCTGTTGTGCCGGTAATAAGAGATGCCTGCGGTGGTTGCTTCAACGCTATACCGCCACAAAAGCAGAGCGAAATACGCCAGCGCAAAAAAGTAATGATCTGCGAAAACTGCGGTCGTATTTTGGTGGATGATGATCTGAACAATGCCACAGAAGTAAATTAA
- a CDS encoding Nif3-like dinuclear metal center hexameric protein has translation MKIADVIQLLEQTAPPSYQESYDNAGLLTGSPGWDCTGIVCALDATEAVVQEALQEGCNLIVAHHPIIFGGLKKITGKNYVEKTIIAAIKNDVAIYAVHTNLDNILKGVSNKMADKLGLLNRHILAPKSGQLKKLFTFVPVAHADAVRAAIFNAGGGNIGNYSECSFNAEGTGTFKAGTGTEPFVGKQHELHYEKEVKTEIVFPAYLQQSIVAALIKAHPYEEVAYDVITLANEFLQAGSGIIGVLPQPIDEPLFLAAIKDAFGLSVIRHTPLRGKKVEKVALCGGAGSFLTGQAIAAGADFYITGDVKYHEFFDANDRLVIADIGHWESEQFTIDLLFDILTAKFPTFAVLKTEVRTNPVFYYT, from the coding sequence ATGAAGATTGCAGATGTTATACAGTTACTCGAACAAACTGCACCGCCATCATACCAGGAGTCTTACGACAATGCCGGCCTGCTTACCGGCAGCCCGGGTTGGGATTGTACAGGTATTGTTTGTGCTCTCGATGCAACAGAAGCGGTAGTGCAGGAAGCATTGCAAGAAGGTTGTAATCTCATAGTGGCACATCATCCCATCATCTTTGGCGGCTTAAAAAAAATTACGGGTAAAAACTATGTTGAGAAAACAATCATCGCGGCCATAAAAAATGATGTTGCTATTTACGCTGTGCATACAAACCTGGATAACATACTGAAAGGTGTAAGCAACAAAATGGCCGATAAACTGGGCCTGCTTAACCGTCATATTCTTGCTCCAAAAAGCGGCCAGTTGAAGAAGCTTTTTACGTTTGTGCCTGTAGCACATGCAGACGCGGTAAGGGCTGCCATATTTAATGCCGGTGGCGGCAATATTGGCAATTACAGCGAATGCAGCTTCAACGCGGAGGGTACCGGAACATTCAAAGCAGGAACAGGCACTGAACCTTTTGTGGGTAAACAACATGAGTTGCATTATGAAAAAGAAGTTAAAACAGAGATTGTCTTCCCGGCGTACCTGCAACAGAGCATTGTAGCTGCGCTTATCAAAGCGCACCCGTACGAAGAGGTTGCGTACGACGTTATTACGCTTGCTAACGAATTCCTGCAGGCAGGCAGCGGTATAATTGGTGTGTTGCCGCAACCAATAGACGAACCGCTATTCCTGGCAGCAATAAAGGATGCATTTGGTCTTTCAGTAATCAGGCACACACCGTTGCGCGGTAAAAAGGTGGAGAAAGTGGCACTTTGCGGTGGGGCGGGCAGTTTTTTAACGGGCCAGGCAATAGCCGCAGGCGCTGATTTTTACATAACCGGCGATGTGAAGTACCATGAGTTCTTTGATGCAAATGACCGGCTGGTAATTGCCGACATCGGCCACTGGGAAAGCGAGCAATTTACCATTGATTTGCTGTTTGATATTTTAACAGCTAAATTCCCTACCTTTGCCGTCCTTAAAACGGAAGTGAGAACGAACCCGGTTTTTTACTATACGTAG
- a CDS encoding BNR repeat-containing protein — protein sequence MKYVVLICCLLPLLLQAQQYNTVNVDSGWAGNSVNVVVFRKNSLVTFKDTQFIAYYNARQHVVLGKRKTGAGHWTLQETPYRGNTWDAHNSISIMVDGDGYLHIAWDHHNNTLHYCKSVAPGSLELTTPLAMTGTLEDRVTYPEFFKLPGGDLLFFYRNGESGKGNLVIKRYSTATKAWKLVHDNVVDGEGERNAYWQSCTDENGAIHLSWVWRESADVASNHDMCYAKSTDGGIKWYSSTGKQFSLPITAANAEYISFIPEKSELINQTSMYAFDGKIFIATYYRAQADSVPQYHIIYNTGSVWQSNSLSFRKTAFSLSGVGTKRIPVSRPQIIAAKQQDEIIACIIFRDEERGSKISAATCDDLHSNRWLVQDITAYPVGYWEPTYDTELWKQQHLLHLFVQYAEQADEEGKTTTRPKMVEVLEYAPW from the coding sequence ATGAAATATGTGGTGCTTATTTGTTGTTTACTTCCGCTACTCCTGCAAGCACAGCAATACAATACCGTAAATGTGGATTCAGGTTGGGCCGGTAATTCGGTGAACGTCGTGGTGTTCCGAAAAAATTCGCTCGTTACTTTTAAAGACACACAATTTATTGCCTACTACAATGCGCGGCAACATGTGGTATTGGGAAAGAGAAAAACAGGAGCCGGTCACTGGACCCTGCAGGAAACGCCCTATCGTGGCAATACATGGGATGCGCACAACTCCATTAGTATAATGGTTGACGGTGATGGATATCTACATATTGCATGGGACCACCATAACAATACACTGCACTATTGCAAAAGCGTAGCACCCGGCTCACTGGAACTTACTACGCCGCTGGCAATGACGGGTACGCTGGAGGATCGCGTTACCTACCCCGAATTTTTTAAGCTGCCGGGCGGCGACCTGCTATTCTTTTACCGTAACGGAGAATCAGGTAAAGGCAACCTGGTTATAAAGAGATATAGTACCGCAACCAAAGCATGGAAACTGGTGCACGACAACGTTGTAGACGGAGAGGGTGAACGGAACGCGTACTGGCAATCCTGCACAGATGAAAACGGCGCCATTCACCTTTCCTGGGTGTGGCGCGAAAGTGCGGATGTTGCCAGCAACCATGATATGTGCTATGCAAAGTCAACAGATGGCGGGATAAAATGGTATTCCTCAACCGGCAAACAATTCAGCTTGCCGATTACAGCTGCTAATGCGGAATATATCAGCTTTATACCCGAAAAAAGTGAACTGATCAACCAGACGTCCATGTATGCTTTTGATGGTAAAATTTTTATTGCCACATATTACCGTGCGCAGGCGGATAGTGTGCCCCAATATCATATTATTTATAACACCGGCAGTGTGTGGCAAAGCAATAGTCTTTCATTCAGAAAAACGGCATTTAGCTTAAGCGGCGTGGGAACTAAAAGAATTCCTGTTTCACGGCCGCAGATAATTGCTGCAAAGCAACAGGATGAAATAATTGCCTGCATCATTTTCAGGGACGAAGAGCGGGGCAGTAAGATATCTGCTGCAACCTGCGATGACCTGCACAGCAATAGATGGCTGGTGCAGGACATTACAGCATATCCGGTTGGTTACTGGGAGCCAACGTACGACACAGAGTTATGGAAACAGCAACACCTGCTTCATTTGTTTGTGCAATATGCAGAACAGGCAGATGAAGAGGGAAAGACTACCACAAGGCCGAAAATGGTTGAGGTATTGGAATACGCTCCCTGGTAA
- a CDS encoding DinB family protein → MTKEALIKLFERDLSKLSQEIASYTNEPDLWKVEDNIANSAGNLCLHLVGNLKHFVGMTLGNIPYERQRDKEFSDKNVPQQQLLQYINETKAAVLSTIEKLDDAMLSALYPTEVFGYAMSAEFFLIHLYGHLSYHLGQVNYHRRLLNK, encoded by the coding sequence ATGACAAAAGAAGCACTCATCAAACTTTTTGAAAGAGATCTCAGCAAACTTTCGCAGGAAATAGCGTCGTATACCAACGAACCCGATCTGTGGAAAGTAGAGGATAACATTGCCAACAGTGCCGGTAATCTTTGCCTGCACCTTGTCGGCAACCTTAAACACTTTGTGGGAATGACTTTAGGAAATATTCCTTATGAAAGACAGCGTGACAAAGAGTTTTCTGATAAGAACGTGCCGCAGCAACAATTGCTTCAGTATATAAATGAAACCAAAGCAGCGGTTTTATCTACTATTGAAAAACTTGACGATGCAATGCTCAGTGCTTTGTACCCTACAGAAGTATTCGGGTATGCAATGTCTGCAGAGTTTTTTCTTATTCACTTATATGGTCACCTTAGCTATCACCTTGGCCAGGTCAACTATCACAGAAGATTATTGAATAAATAA
- a CDS encoding SDR family NAD(P)-dependent oxidoreductase translates to MKTVIITGANGNLGVATVKKFLSESYRVIAVDSKDNHLEFAASSTHFEFHSVDLSSEEATAGFIAATIAKHSRIDAALLLVGGFAMGTVAETSRADLQKQYSLNFETAYFVARPLLAHMQQNGYGRLVFIGARPALKPAQGKNVVAYALAKSLLFNLAEFINEETKGTNVVASVVAPGTIDTPPNRESMPGADYDAWVKPGQIAEVLEFICSAKGEVLREPVYKVYNNA, encoded by the coding sequence ATGAAAACCGTTATCATAACAGGTGCTAATGGAAACCTGGGTGTAGCCACCGTAAAGAAATTTCTGTCCGAATCATACCGCGTTATAGCTGTCGACTCAAAAGATAATCACTTGGAGTTTGCTGCTTCTTCCACGCATTTCGAATTTCATAGTGTTGACCTTTCCAGTGAAGAAGCTACCGCCGGCTTTATAGCAGCGACTATTGCAAAACATTCCAGGATAGATGCTGCACTCCTCCTTGTAGGTGGCTTTGCCATGGGCACGGTGGCAGAAACTTCCAGGGCCGATCTCCAGAAGCAATATTCACTCAATTTTGAAACAGCTTATTTTGTTGCAAGGCCGCTGCTGGCGCACATGCAACAAAACGGGTATGGAAGGCTGGTGTTTATCGGTGCGCGACCCGCTTTAAAACCTGCACAAGGTAAGAATGTAGTGGCCTATGCTTTGGCAAAGTCACTTTTATTCAACCTGGCAGAGTTTATAAATGAAGAGACAAAAGGTACCAATGTTGTAGCCTCTGTTGTGGCGCCAGGTACCATCGATACGCCACCAAACCGTGAGTCTATGCCCGGCGCAGATTACGATGCATGGGTAAAGCCCGGACAGATCGCTGAAGTGTTGGAATTTATTTGCAGCGCTAAAGGAGAGGTGTTGAGAGAACCTGTTTATAAAGTGTACAATAACGCCTAA
- a CDS encoding Crp/Fnr family transcriptional regulator, translating to MKESKKQCDLNTCMMCRLCMKEWKPALAASRSNYTYRKGELIFKEGDAVRGVYFINEGTVKVHKQWGDKELILRLANSGAIAGHRGLGGDFIYPVSATALGTTEVCFFDLDFFRATIKVNHDLSYELIMFLAGDLKESEQNMRNLVHMPVKNRIAQALIALENKFGVRENGIIDIDISRQDLASFVGTTYETLFRMLNELIEEGLIKADGRHLQIIDKNRVSTLTQWHNNS from the coding sequence ATGAAAGAATCTAAGAAACAATGCGATTTAAACACCTGCATGATGTGCAGGTTATGTATGAAAGAATGGAAACCTGCGCTTGCTGCCAGCCGCAGTAACTACACATACAGAAAAGGTGAGCTCATTTTTAAAGAAGGCGATGCCGTGCGGGGTGTGTACTTTATCAATGAAGGAACAGTAAAAGTACACAAGCAATGGGGAGATAAAGAGCTCATCTTAAGACTTGCAAACAGTGGCGCCATTGCAGGGCACAGGGGGCTTGGCGGAGATTTTATATATCCTGTTTCTGCCACTGCACTTGGTACTACCGAAGTATGTTTTTTTGATCTTGATTTCTTCAGGGCCACTATTAAAGTCAATCATGACCTTAGTTATGAATTAATAATGTTTCTCGCAGGCGATCTTAAAGAGTCAGAACAAAATATGCGCAACCTGGTACACATGCCCGTAAAAAACAGGATAGCCCAGGCTTTGATTGCATTGGAAAATAAATTTGGTGTACGGGAAAACGGCATAATAGATATAGACATCAGCCGGCAAGACCTGGCGTCGTTTGTTGGTACTACCTATGAAACACTTTTTAGAATGCTTAATGAGCTGATAGAAGAAGGGTTGATCAAAGCAGACGGAAGGCATTTACAAATCATCGATAAAAATCGTGTGTCAACGCTTACGCAATGGCATAACAATAGTTGA
- a CDS encoding APC family permease codes for MSEHAPGFKPTLGLMDATMIVAGSMIGSGIFIVSADITRNVGGAGWLVLVWVLTGFMTLTAALSYGELSGMFPKAGGQYVYLKEAYNPLVAFLYGWSFFAVIQTATIAAVGVAFSKFAAYLIPFLSEDNKLVAIPTGTDDCGNATFYTISAAQFVSIGIIGLLTYTNTKGVKSGKWIQNIFTGTKLISLFGLIIAGLVAFKPEIWQANWATGWQATKESLLDACNPAAGSAVTPIAGAALLGGIAAAMVGSVFSSDAWNNVTFIAGEIKNPGKNIGLSLFLGTLIVTVIYVSTNLVYVSLLPMNEIAHADKDRVAVAAANVIFGNVGTYVIAVMIMISTFGCNNGLILAGARVYYTMAKDKLFFKKAGELNGNAVPQWSLWAQFVVASILCLSGRYGDLLDMISFVAVIFYVLTIVGIFILRVKRPDLPRPYKAFGYPVLPALYVIMGVAFCVLLIIYKPQFTWPGLIITLIGIPLYYIAVAGNKKNRK; via the coding sequence ATGTCAGAACACGCCCCTGGTTTTAAACCTACACTTGGCTTGATGGATGCGACCATGATTGTTGCAGGAAGCATGATTGGCTCAGGAATTTTTATTGTAAGTGCAGATATTACCCGTAACGTAGGTGGCGCAGGCTGGCTTGTACTTGTATGGGTACTTACAGGATTTATGACGCTTACGGCCGCATTAAGTTATGGCGAGTTAAGCGGCATGTTTCCCAAAGCAGGCGGCCAGTATGTATATTTAAAAGAAGCCTATAACCCGCTTGTAGCATTTTTATACGGCTGGAGTTTTTTTGCTGTCATACAAACAGCCACCATTGCTGCAGTTGGTGTGGCATTCTCAAAGTTTGCTGCTTACCTTATTCCTTTTCTCAGTGAAGATAATAAGCTGGTAGCTATTCCTACCGGAACAGACGATTGTGGCAATGCAACATTCTATACCATCAGCGCCGCACAATTTGTGTCCATCGGCATAATTGGGTTGCTTACTTATACCAATACCAAAGGCGTAAAAAGCGGCAAGTGGATACAGAATATCTTCACCGGTACAAAGCTTATTTCGCTGTTTGGGTTGATCATCGCAGGGCTGGTAGCATTTAAGCCCGAAATATGGCAGGCCAACTGGGCCACAGGCTGGCAGGCCACCAAAGAATCATTGCTGGATGCCTGTAACCCGGCTGCAGGTTCTGCCGTTACGCCTATTGCGGGCGCTGCACTCCTCGGCGGCATAGCCGCAGCAATGGTTGGATCGGTATTCAGCAGCGATGCATGGAACAACGTAACCTTTATTGCGGGCGAAATAAAAAATCCCGGCAAGAACATCGGGCTCAGCCTGTTTCTCGGCACCTTGATTGTAACGGTCATTTATGTCTCTACCAACCTTGTATATGTATCCCTGCTGCCCATGAATGAAATTGCACACGCAGATAAGGACCGTGTGGCTGTGGCCGCTGCAAACGTCATCTTTGGCAACGTGGGCACGTATGTAATAGCTGTAATGATCATGATATCAACTTTCGGTTGCAACAATGGACTGATACTGGCCGGTGCACGTGTTTATTACACCATGGCAAAAGATAAATTGTTTTTCAAAAAAGCAGGCGAGCTCAATGGAAATGCCGTTCCGCAATGGTCTTTGTGGGCGCAGTTTGTAGTAGCTTCCATACTATGTTTAAGTGGGCGCTACGGAGACCTGCTTGATATGATCTCTTTTGTGGCGGTAATATTCTATGTTTTAACAATCGTTGGCATATTTATCCTGCGAGTTAAAAGACCCGATCTTCCACGCCCGTATAAAGCATTCGGTTACCCGGTTCTGCCGGCGCTGTATGTTATTATGGGTGTTGCATTTTGTGTACTCCTCATTATTTACAAGCCACAGTTTACATGGCCCGGTCTAATCATCACACTCATCGGTATTCCCTTGTATTACATAGCAGTAGCAGGCAATAAAAAAAACAGGAAATAA
- a CDS encoding OmpH family outer membrane protein, translating into MNKALLGLNVVLIIAVGVLYYLYFDYTHRDSHKIEQAQTAAANTFKIAYFELDSLQTQYEYYKEVKDYLTKKDADYSAQLNSIRNRYQGKLREYQEKGPTLSQNQQSEYEQQLMKLQNDYQTTEANVNSQMQAEMLDKLQSVKIKIQDYLKTYCASKGYAYVFASSKDDDLYYKDSIRNITDSIVIGLNAQYKATKTK; encoded by the coding sequence ATGAATAAGGCTTTACTTGGTTTGAATGTGGTATTGATTATTGCTGTTGGTGTACTTTACTATCTCTATTTTGACTATACCCACAGGGACTCTCACAAGATTGAGCAGGCACAAACCGCTGCGGCAAACACTTTTAAAATTGCTTACTTTGAACTGGATTCTTTGCAAACGCAATATGAATATTATAAAGAGGTGAAAGACTACCTGACAAAAAAAGATGCTGATTACAGCGCACAACTCAACAGCATCCGCAACCGCTACCAGGGTAAATTAAGGGAATACCAGGAAAAAGGGCCAACGCTGTCTCAAAACCAGCAAAGCGAATATGAGCAACAACTGATGAAACTGCAGAACGATTACCAGACCACTGAAGCAAACGTAAATTCTCAAATGCAGGCAGAGATGCTGGATAAGCTGCAAAGTGTAAAAATTAAGATCCAGGATTATCTTAAAACATATTGTGCCAGCAAAGGGTATGCTTATGTGTTTGCATCAAGCAAAGATGATGACCTGTATTACAAAGATTCTATACGCAATATAACTGACAGTATTGTTATAGGGCTAAATGCACAATACAAAGCAACAAAGACAAAATAA